One window of Triticum dicoccoides isolate Atlit2015 ecotype Zavitan chromosome 5A, WEW_v2.0, whole genome shotgun sequence genomic DNA carries:
- the LOC119299037 gene encoding LOW QUALITY PROTEIN: uncharacterized protein LOC119299037 (The sequence of the model RefSeq protein was modified relative to this genomic sequence to represent the inferred CDS: inserted 2 bases in 1 codon; substituted 1 base at 1 genomic stop codon), with protein sequence MSPNKVQPPGPDRRGLFSCLYGGNCDQPPSFCFKRDLLASIPDLYEEACDRLPVDDMPAEAADQLISSMGKYGLCLGLMDPVTNIILNTIAHLPQDFRANPPLPHDCKRRRRSKRLVGAARPRDSWSSHIGPTCRRDTWPRDAAPSYLALRRFMVRYFGCLSEEQATRYLHWAGADLALAVLLVKHDLYAAELQLPDPATERTQAALMCAATCASHPAPDALVRLHMTPVPLERLHAAAPFLRPGGPKLTVDDVNTLVDLLQYQCSALLDLQVKLLPGGREAVVYCRNLKPDEGKLEICNSTSSVDGFNVVSIMVQRHGDLFASLRSDPQDKRSMISTLLAKAAKTSRSRGLVESCNGDACEYTKSLRMRLHGVIHIFYLKVFIMLPPLYXGLIRNILXAGHCYGPMDPVSNIIVNSIWHSIVYPLPLSEIKEYHIIDTLSMLRVEVRSLEGLMALVRGNSESGCSTQGVMEHLSRKCCDLSEETHTLQQFAAAAATAQHPQHAALGLFLASVTPDVLNDLRRLLTTDTNGVVSCESLGKIEHLLRQKAVTLDPKPPKVAKLCVEAKETLVKMKSYYNRMKLYLGSELEKLLRKYASEHPREPQYVLSVICGVVAGSESLDRECYHVNFVAASKSGIARNQLFFAELNYAYPGEQEKPNFCCPLPLIYTGRCYYGKGTARKIVYPDSADFIKSNHDITSYGTRHTDGMLDVDLMFDFRSDAQFADDMRKYCERQKELLQEGDEY encoded by the exons ATGTCGCCCAACAAGGTCCAGCCGCCGGGTCCCGACCGCAGGGGGCTCTTCTCCTGCCTCTACGGCGGCAACTGCGACCAACCCCCTAGCTTCTGTTTCAAACGCGATCTCCTCGCGTCCATCCCTGACTTATACGAGGAGGCGTGCGACCGGCTGCCCGTCGACGACATGCCAGCCGAAGCCGCCGACCAACTGATCTCATCCATGGGCAAATACGGCCTCTGTCTCGGCCTCATGGACCCCGTCACCAACATCATCCTCAACACCATCGCCCACCTCCCGCAGGACTTCCGGGCAAACCCACCGCTTCCGCATGACtgtaagaggaggaggaggtccaaGAGGTTGGTTGGTGCGGCGCGGCCAAGGGATAGTTGGTCCAGCCACATTGGGCCAACATGCCGCAGGGATACCTGGCCCAGAGATGCCGCACCATCCTACCTGGCTCTCCGCAGGTTCATGGTGAGATACTTTGGATGCCTCAGTGAAGAACAGGCCACCCGGTACCTCCACTGGGCGGGCGCTGACCTGGCCCTGGCCGTCCTGCTCGTCAAGCATGATCTATACGCTGCTGAGCTTCAGCTCCCTGACCCCGCCACTGAAAGGACGCAAGCCGCCCTCATGTGCGCCGCAACCTGTGCATCGCACCCAGCGCCCGACGCCCTGGTGCGGCTCCACATGACGCCAGTTCCACTAGAGCGGCTCCACGCTGCCGCCCCGTTTCTCAGGCCAGGAGGGCCAAAGCTCACTGTCGACGACGTCAACACCCTCGTGGATCTACTGCAGTACCAGTGCAGTGCCCTCCTTGACCTCCAGGTGAAACTGCTGCCAGGAGGAAGAGAGGCCGTCGTGTACTGCCGGAACCTCAAGCCCGATGAAGGGAAGCTTGAGATTTGCAACAGCACGAGCTCCGTGGATGGATTCAATGTTGTAAGCATCATGGTCCAGCGTCATGGGGACCTCTTTGCGTCCCTGCGGTCTGATCCTCAAGACAAGAGGTCCATGATATCGACGCTTTTAGCCAAGGCCGCGAAAACCTCTCGAAGCCGTGGTTTGGTAGAGAGCTGCAATGGCGATGCATGTGAGTACACCAAGTCTCTCAGGATGAGGCTTCATGGTGTAATCCACATTTTCTATCTCAAAGTGTTCATCATGTTGCCCCCCCTCTA GGGGCTCATCCGCAACATATTGTAGGCTGGCCACTGCTATGGCCCCATGGACCCTGTCTCCAACATCATTGTCAACTCCATTTGGCACAGCATAGTGTACCCGCTACCCCTCTCTGAAATCAAAGAGTATCACATCATCGACACCCTATCTATGCTTCGAGTGGAGGTCCGTTCCCTGGAAGGCCTAATGGCCCTCGTCCGAGGAAACTCTGAGTCTGGCTGCTCGACACAAGGGGTGATGGAGCACCTCTCTCGCAAATGTTGTGACCTGTCCGAGGAGACGCACACCTTGCAGCAGTTTGCTGCCGCAGCCGCAACCGCTCAACACCCACAGCATGCTGCACTAGGGCTATTCCTCGCGTCCGTGACGCCCGATGTGCTGAATGACCTACGGCGCTTGCTGACCACCGACACCAATGGTGTGGTCTCCTGTGAATCTCTTGGCAAAATAGAGCACTTACTCCGACAAAAAGCAGTGACGTTGGATCCCAAACCTCCCAAGGTGGCCAAATTGTGCGTGGAGGCTAAGGAGACTCTGGTAAAAATGAAGTCATATTATAACAGAATGAAGTTATACCTTGGCTCTGAGCTTGAAAAGCTGCTGCGGAAATATGCCTCTGAGCATCCTCGG GAACCACAATATGTGCTAAGTGTTATCTGTGGTGTGGTGGCTGGTTCTGAATCCTTAGACAGGGAGTGCTATCACGTTAATTTTGTGGCTGCTTCCAAATCAGGGATTGCTCGTAACCAACTCTTCTTCGCCGAACTCAATTATGCGTATCCTGGTGAGCAGGAAAAACCAAATTTCTGCTGTCCTCTACCCCTGATATATACTG GCCGCTGCTACTATGGAAAAGGAACAGCGAGGAAGATTGTGTATCCAGATTCAGCAGACTTTATTAAGAGTAATCATGATATTACCAGCTATGGAACGCGGCACACGGACGGAATGCTCGACGTGGATTTAATGTTCGATTTTAGGAGTGACGCGCAGTTTGCAGACGATATGAGGAAGTACTGTGAACGTCAAAAAGAGTTGTTGCAGGAGGGAGATGAGTATTAA